In Hermetia illucens chromosome 1, iHerIll2.2.curated.20191125, whole genome shotgun sequence, one genomic interval encodes:
- the LOC119650469 gene encoding uncharacterized protein LOC119650469: protein MAYINVAEWTPDQVTDWLKGLDDSMRHYVHSFTNNEVGGKQLLNIRPYELEQLGMIWIGHQEIVLEAVEHLRNFHYNIDKENLQFLALHVATAARNLYKQLNYHCDKSKLETQLLNDISRTIATTKPIIGWLDRSPFKGQLQFNEIRKNMLRLGLEMAASAQRDRFVENPVDQISALAEKLAKLADYIIQDITDPMLLQPCALNLVTLKKRESELGFNVVPSYHGIHQISDIKHNSPAHNSGKIEDGDEIVQIHYQTVVGWQYKSVMMQLRESSPDVLITLKKCPKHTKIYGQIYMQPYRLPSKKRALPGRWGDNLPSPRPAPSNVLAVEDFTLPLKIAEKHNSSDTDSSCSDILTPTDLKSPDNQRLYMPKPRAVLQRRNTICGTELTHLKNIGNIPFWDERKLRQNDEASSPSLRDKSVSFGFGLEIAARPATCLGLAGNSKFNEHLLSGMNNSLSQVSTDKHGTKGEGTVAGNEGGKSKPGVSKVVRFDASMNSDNYPVDNKYTCNVENTILETFEPIPYADEDDVNQCFEEDRSARNKANSVEPVQCINAAVVNRRGRLDKSHSTPAYDNTGEESDTPPAIEPRKEFLQSTPPPAPPPRPKRQVELQPPAIPPSPKPQLLLQHDKVSLQYQPTPLKPSPLSQTNNSVLSTTASVHQHPKEQAIKEESELVTPTKTKSLTLKKKNSLLAKRRSVTLKSLGTSDIQGHLYRRTKDRQGITFWAKLYFVLIETILYGFKRKDSRKASCMVVLPGFTVSLAKEVHSKQFAFKVYHQLKTLYFAAESVEALNQWMEYIQQATLQQEKPNIRNDTSAVGFSATPTTDAIREIFSETDNTDDEEDELVTSGPGKQLTTPSPIPSIHLSKSGSGQFGSPGSLTPDNAATGSPSKHERYLGSLKKLAAFKSGTEKKPSSSDIPVPTAQFRSYRKVPGGTHGLQIGTNTSGIYHQDGMMSGSIGATGMSVNYTAERVRKQSITSTYSTDSKGGMGSDVDNILNGDGRTHSSVGVHCQGDTSPKSDNPKKLRKNSPYNYIHASNPNLVEFDFHTSKAMDCSLPKINVVSNAWDPHNNPQGRVTLMDLMLRKKEEEARDNYNNRVQLGVEKKEDLVRVLSSRKDHMHNGSGSTLGHGSGGKLSKIQSRSLPKTPDYEMSFNPDDEDIKRTRTKEGLKLRDFGYEFIYGDEPANTDLHKASRSSSSATDKSSSSKKKVASSHGTVVATESGSSTDKSSRGGSFKKTKGKFEAFKTSSEKLFNKPFKHSDHHHHKSGKSSSHATFAPLTLPLNKKTNIYAHSFGASDNLTPPQSNIKKSHTYNSEFKDKKIENNRKNSAPVPILTKFVMATKTPKERKLLGSPSLHRAIFGRQHSNNNTSGGGGGADLDHETFSPMIFGKAGHGTSEAINAIGNEDLSSISQQSSTLPQTSSAGTSTHSTPDYPNMEYPPVFEPETYSLSDPNASLTLLRRRNDLNE, encoded by the exons GTTTGGATGATTCTATGAGGCACTATGTACATTCCTTCACGAACAACGAAGTAGGAGGGAAACAATTGCTCAATATCCGGCCATATGAACTCGAACAACTTGGGATGATATGGATCGGTCATCAGGAGATCGTGTTAGAAGCCGTGGAACATTTGAGGAATTTT CACTATAACATCGATAAAGAGAACTTACAGTTCCTCGCGCTGCACGTAGCCACTGCAGCACGCAATCTCTACAAGCAATTAAACTATCACTGTGATAAGTCGAAACTAGAAACTCAATTGCTAAATGATATTTCGCGAACGATTGCCACAACAAAGCCGATTATCGGCTGGTTGGATCGATCTCCATTCAAGGGCCAGTTACAATTCAATGAAATTCGAAAGAATATGCTTCGTCTTGGATTGGAGATGGCAGCGAGCGCACAGCGGGACCGCTTCGTGGAAAACCCAGTGGATCAAATTAGTGCACTTGCGGAAAAGCTGGCGAAACTTGCCGACTACATTATTCAAGACATCACCGATCCGATGCTTTTGCAACCGTGCGCTTTGAACTTAGTCACATTGAAAAAGCGTGAATCGGAGTTGGGATTCAATGTGGTCCCGAGCTACCATGGTATTCATCAAATTAGTGATATTAAACACAACTCTCCTGCGCACAATTCAGGCAAGATTGAAGACGGGGATGAAATTGTTCAGATCCATTATCAAACTGTAGTCGGCTGGCAGTACAAATCTGTGATGATGCAGCTGCGAGAATCATCTCCCGACGTCCTGATAACTCTCAAGAAGTGCCCTAAGCATACGAAAATCTATGGGCAAATATATATGCAACCATATCGATTGCCTAGTAAGAAACGCGCTTTGCCTGGCAGATGGGGCGACAATCTACCCAGTCCTCGGCCTGCCCCGTCAAATGTTCTTGCGGTTGAAGACTTTACGTTGCCCCTGAAAATCGCCGAGAAGCACAACTCTTCCGACACCGACTCCTCATGTAGTGATATTCTAACACCAACCGATTTAAAATCGCCTGACAATCAACGTCTGTATATGCCGAAGCCGCGAGCGGTGCTGCAACGACGAAATACAATTTGCGGGACCGAGTTAACACATTTGAAAAACATTGGAAATATCCCATTCTGGGACGAACGGAAACTTCGCCAAAACGATGAAGCTTCATCGCCTAGCCTGCGAGACAAATCTGTTTCGTTTGGATTTGGTCTGGAGATCGCGGCGAGACCAGCAACATGTTTGGGTTTAGCTGGAAATTCGAAATTTAACGAGCATCTGTTGAGCGGTATGAATAACTCATTGTCACAGGTATCGACTGACAAACACGGAACGAAAGGTGAAGGCACCGTGGCTGGCAATGAGGGCGGCAAATCGAAACCGGGGGTGAGCAAGGTAGTTCGGTTTGACGCCAGCATGAATTCCGATAACTACCCAGTAGATAATAAG TACACTTGCAACGTAGAAAACACCATTTTAGAAACTTTCGAACCAATTCCTTATGCAGACGAAGATGATGTGAATCAATGCTTTGAGGAAGATAGGTCGGCGAGAAATAAGGCGAATTCGGTGGAGCCTGTCCAGTGTATCAACGCAGCCGTTGTGAATCGGAGGGGAAGGCTCGATAAAAGCCATAGTACTCCCGCTTACGATAACACCGGCGAAGAGTCTG ATACACCACCAGCAATTGAGCCTAGAAAAGAATTTCTGCAAAGTACGCCACCTCCTGCTCCCCCACCACGTCCAAAACGCCAAGTAGAATTACAACCGCCAGCTATCCCGCCGTCACCAAAGCCACAACTTCTACTCCAACACGATAAAGTTTCCCTCCAATACCAACCAACTCCATTGAAACCTTCTCCATTATCCCAAACAAACAACAGCGTACTTTCTACAACTGCGTCTGTGCACCAACACCCAAAGGAGCAAGCAATCAAAGAGGAAAGTGAACTGGTAACACCAACAAAAACGAAAAGTCTgactttgaaaaagaaaaatagtttGTTAGCCAAACGTCGCTCAGTGACATTGAAATCATTAGGGACAAGCGATATTCAAGGACATTTGTATCGACGCACAAAAGACAGACAAGGCATCACATTCTGGGCGAAGTTGTACTTTGTTCTGATAGAAACGATTTTGTATGGGTTCAAGAGGAAGGACTCGCGCAAGGCCAGTTGTATGGTAGTCTTGCCCGGTTTTACAGTATCTCTGGCCAAGGAAGTACATTCTAAGCAATTCGCGTTTAAGGTCTACCACCAACTGAAAACTCTCTACTTTGCTGCGGAGTCTGTAGAAGCTCTCAACCAGTGGATGGAATACATTCAACAGGCCACGCTTCAGCAAGAAAAGCCAAATATTCGTAATGACACGAGCGCCGTTGGGTTTTCGGCCACTCCAACAACCGACGCGATTAGAGAGATTTTTTCTGAAACTGATAACACGGATGACGAAGAAGATGAATTGGTGACATCAGGGCCTGGTAAGCAGCTTACCACGCCATCGCCCATTCCTTCAATTCACCTATCGAAGTCTGGATCAGGACAGTTTGGAAGCCCTGGGTCGTTGACTCCGGATAATGCGGCAACAGGATCACCTTCAAAGCACGAAAGATATCTAGGTTCTCTGAAGAAACTGGCCGCTTTCAAAAGTGGAACCGAAAAGAAACCGTCATCGAGCGATATTCCTGTTCCAACGGCTCAGTTTCGAAGCTACCGAAAAGTGCCCGGTGGCACGCATGGTCTGCAGATTGGAACCAATACGAGTGGCATTTATCATCAAGACGGAATGATGTCCGGCTCGATCGGGGCTACGGGTATGTCGGTCAATTATACAGCTGAGAGAGTCCGGAAGCAATCCATTACATCAACGTACAGTACTGACTCTAAGGGTGGCATGGGATCCGATGTTGATAATATATTGAACGGTGATGGGAGAACGCATTCGTCGGTTGGCGTACATTGCCAAGGGGACACATCACCAAAGTCAGACAATCCAAAAAAGTTACGCAAGAATTCTCCTTACAATTACATCCACGCCTCAAATCCAAACTTAGTTGAATTTGACTTCCatacatcgaaagcaatggattGCTCACTGCCGAAAATCAATGTGGTCTCAAATGCCTGGGACCCTCATAATAACCCACAAGGTCGTGTTACGCTTATGGACTTGATGCTGCGAAAGAAAGAGGAGGAAGCAAGAGACAACTACAACAATCGAGTGCAGTTAGGAgtggaaaagaaagaagatcTTGTTCGAGTGCTTTCAAGTCGAAAGGATCACATGCACAATGGCAGTGGATCCACATTGGGTCATGGAAGTGGTGGAAAATTGTCCAAGATCCAAAGTCGAAGCCTACCAAAGACCCCTGACTATGAGATGAGTTTTAATCCGGACGATGAAGACATCAAACGAACACGAACAAAAGAAGGCCTCAAACTGCGCGATTTCGGCTATGAGTTTATCTACGGAGACGAGCCAGCGAACACGGATCTGCACAAAGCTTCACGGTCCTCTTCAAGTGCTACGGATAAAAGCAGTTCTTCGAAAAAGAAAGTAGCTTCATCGCACGGTACAGTTGTTGCAACGGAAAGCGGTTCAAGCACTGACAAATCAAGTCGAGGCGGAAGCTTCaagaaaacaaaaggaaaattcgAGGCTTTCAAGACATCTAGCGAAAAACTATTCAACAAACCATTCAAACATTCAGACCATCATCACCATAAAAGTGGTAAAAGTTCTTCACATGCAACGTTCGCACCGTTAACATTACCCTTGAACAAGAAAACGAACATCTATGCACATTCCTTTGGGGCTAGCGACAATCTAACTCCGCCCCAATCGAACATAAAGAAGAGTCACACTTACAATTCAGAATTTAAAGATAAGAAAATCGAGAATAATCGCAAGAATTCAGCTCCCGTGCCGATTCTTACTAAATTTGTGATGGCTACGAAAAcaccaaaagaacggaaattgCTCGGATCGCCAAGTTTACATCGAGCTATTTTTGGACGACAACATTCAAACAACAATACATCAGGAGGAGGAGGCGGGGCGGATTTAGATCATGAAACTTTTTCGCCGATGATTTTCGGGAAG